A genomic segment from Thermodesulfobacteriota bacterium encodes:
- a CDS encoding RNA methyltransferase has product MTAAAVLENTAIVLVRPRIPENIGACCRAMMNMGLRRLVVVAPENLEFDRIYKTATHVAVAVADAIQVCDSLETALSSFTYIAGTTARRGKQRQLVLPPEQLARKMVALSADNSMAILFGPEDRGLENDELRFCHNLITIPTADFSSLNLAQAVMIVCYEIFRAAGEKEPEFQPRLANHHELEGMYDHLKDALIKIDFVNRSNPDYWMNNFRRFFARVGLTAKEVRLIRGICRQINWYGEKRYADGKKEGRP; this is encoded by the coding sequence ATGACCGCGGCAGCCGTCCTGGAAAACACCGCCATTGTCCTGGTGCGGCCCCGTATTCCGGAAAATATCGGGGCCTGCTGCCGGGCCATGATGAACATGGGCCTCCGGCGGCTGGTGGTAGTGGCACCGGAGAACCTCGAGTTCGACCGGATTTACAAAACCGCCACCCACGTGGCCGTGGCCGTGGCGGACGCCATACAGGTCTGTGACAGCCTGGAAACGGCCTTGTCTTCCTTTACCTATATCGCCGGGACGACCGCCCGAAGGGGGAAGCAGCGCCAGCTGGTTTTGCCCCCGGAGCAGCTGGCCCGCAAAATGGTTGCTCTTTCCGCGGACAATTCCATGGCCATTCTGTTCGGTCCCGAGGACCGGGGGCTGGAAAACGACGAACTGCGCTTTTGTCACAACCTGATCACCATACCGACGGCGGATTTTTCGTCGCTGAATCTGGCTCAGGCGGTCATGATCGTCTGCTATGAAATCTTCCGGGCGGCCGGCGAGAAGGAGCCTGAATTCCAACCCCGTCTGGCCAATCACCACGAGCTGGAGGGCATGTACGATCACTTAAAGGACGCCCTGATCAAGATCGATTTTGTCAACCGCAGCAACCCGGATTACTGGATGAACAATTTCCGCCGGTTTTTTGCACGGGTCGGCCTGACGGCCAAGGAAGTCCGGCTGATCCGCGGCATCTGCCGACAGATCAACTGGTATGGAGAGAAACGGTACGCCGACGGAAAAAAA